Proteins encoded within one genomic window of Acidovorax sp. 107:
- the dnaX gene encoding DNA polymerase III subunit gamma/tau, producing the protein MSYLVLARKYRPRNFTEMVGQEHVVQALSNALTQQRLHHAYLFTGTRGVGKTTVSRILAKSLNCQGADGTGGITATPCGVCQACTDIDSGRFVDYTELDAASNRGVDEVQSLLEQAVYKPVQGRFKVFMIDEVHMLTNTAFNAMLKTLEEPPEYLKFVLATTDPQKVPVTVLSRCLQFNLRPMAPETVLSHLTQVLATENVPAEPQALRLLSRAARGSMRDALSLTDQAIAFGSGQLQEAGVRQMLGAVDRSYVFRLIEALAQGDGKTVVETSDTLRMNGLSAASTLEEMSAVLQRMAVFQAVPQMAGAVDADDPEAAETARLSALMPADETQLLYSLCLHGRGELGLAPDEYAALTMVLLRLLAFKPEGSVGKPAEKKTLTRAETPTSGTVSAGAADMLAVPERAVARAVAAPQSLSVVPAPAAPASAPGVAAGPAPAAAEDPRSEPLHDSEPPPWPGSDEPGAVATAAAPAATALPVRAPERLGQNSGIVQSAKAPNAPEYVAIPVRESPEPGERLQPLPLSAPTPVSARYTPTEEGDVWYATVQQLVAAEAITALVRELALQSQLVARDGGHWLLRVERESLNQPTARERLRAALEAAGHATQISVEVGVVIDSPARRNAAAAAERQRRAEEIVHNDPFVQSLMRDYGAKIVPGSIKPA; encoded by the coding sequence ATGTCCTACCTCGTGCTCGCCCGCAAGTACCGCCCTCGCAATTTCACCGAAATGGTGGGGCAGGAGCATGTAGTCCAGGCCCTGTCGAATGCGCTCACCCAGCAGCGTTTGCACCACGCCTACCTGTTCACCGGCACACGCGGCGTGGGCAAGACCACCGTGTCGCGCATCCTGGCCAAGTCGCTCAACTGCCAGGGGGCCGATGGCACGGGCGGCATCACCGCTACGCCCTGTGGCGTGTGCCAGGCCTGCACAGACATCGACAGTGGCCGCTTTGTGGATTACACCGAGCTGGACGCGGCTTCCAACCGTGGCGTGGATGAGGTGCAAAGCCTGTTGGAGCAGGCCGTGTACAAGCCGGTGCAAGGGCGCTTCAAGGTCTTCATGATCGACGAAGTGCACATGCTGACCAACACGGCGTTCAACGCCATGCTGAAGACGCTGGAAGAGCCGCCCGAATACCTCAAGTTTGTGCTGGCCACGACCGATCCGCAGAAGGTGCCGGTCACGGTGCTGAGCCGCTGCCTGCAGTTCAACCTGCGCCCCATGGCGCCCGAGACGGTGCTCTCGCACCTCACGCAGGTGCTGGCGACCGAGAACGTGCCTGCCGAGCCGCAGGCGCTGCGTTTGCTGTCGCGAGCCGCGCGGGGCTCCATGCGCGATGCACTCTCGCTCACCGACCAGGCCATTGCCTTTGGCAGCGGCCAGTTGCAGGAGGCGGGCGTGCGCCAGATGCTGGGTGCGGTAGACCGTTCCTATGTGTTTCGGCTCATCGAGGCTCTGGCCCAGGGTGACGGGAAAACCGTGGTGGAGACCTCGGACACGCTGCGCATGAACGGCCTGTCGGCCGCTTCCACGCTCGAAGAGATGAGTGCCGTGCTCCAGCGCATGGCTGTGTTCCAGGCCGTACCGCAGATGGCAGGCGCAGTAGATGCCGACGACCCCGAGGCCGCCGAAACTGCCCGCCTGTCCGCGCTGATGCCTGCTGACGAAACGCAGTTGCTCTACAGCCTGTGCCTGCATGGGCGCGGCGAGCTGGGCCTGGCTCCCGATGAGTACGCGGCGCTCACCATGGTGCTGCTGCGCCTGCTGGCTTTCAAGCCAGAAGGCAGCGTTGGCAAACCGGCTGAAAAAAAAACTCTGACGCGGGCTGAAACGCCGACTTCGGGCACCGTCTCAGCAGGTGCTGCAGACATGTTGGCAGTGCCCGAGCGTGCAGTGGCTCGGGCGGTTGCCGCCCCGCAGTCCTTGTCTGTGGTGCCAGCGCCCGCGGCCCCGGCGTCGGCTCCAGGCGTGGCTGCAGGCCCCGCACCCGCCGCCGCTGAAGACCCTCGGTCAGAGCCTCTCCACGACTCCGAGCCCCCCCCATGGCCAGGGTCTGACGAGCCTGGTGCGGTGGCCACTGCCGCTGCGCCCGCTGCCACGGCGTTGCCGGTGCGTGCACCCGAGAGATTGGGGCAAAATTCCGGGATAGTGCAATCAGCGAAAGCACCAAATGCTCCTGAATATGTAGCAATTCCGGTGCGCGAGTCGCCCGAGCCCGGCGAGCGGCTGCAGCCGCTTCCGCTGTCTGCACCCACCCCCGTGTCCGCCCGCTATACGCCCACCGAAGAGGGCGATGTCTGGTACGCCACGGTGCAGCAACTGGTGGCTGCCGAGGCCATCACGGCGCTGGTGCGCGAGCTGGCCTTGCAGTCGCAGCTGGTGGCGCGCGACGGCGGCCATTGGCTGTTGCGCGTGGAGCGCGAGTCGCTCAACCAGCCCACGGCGCGCGAGCGCCTGCGTGCGGCCCTGGAGGCTGCAGGCCATGCCACCCAGATCAGCGTCGAGGTGGGCGTGGTCATCGACAGCCCCGCGCGCCGCAACGCCGCTGCCGCTGCCGAGCGCCAGCGCCGCGCTGAAGAAATCGTGCACAACGACCCCTTCGTGCAATCGCTGATGCGTGACTACGGCGCGAAAATCGTGCCGGGCAGCATCAAGCCTGCATGA
- a CDS encoding YbaB/EbfC family nucleoid-associated protein, protein MFNKGQLAGLMKQAQAMQDNLKKAQDELAFIEVEGESGAGLVKVVMTCKHDVKRITIDPSLLAEDKDMLEDLVAAAFNAAVRKAEETSSEKMGKLTQGMPGLPGGMKFPF, encoded by the coding sequence ATGTTCAACAAAGGACAACTCGCTGGCCTCATGAAGCAAGCCCAGGCCATGCAGGACAACCTCAAGAAGGCGCAGGATGAACTGGCCTTCATCGAAGTCGAGGGCGAATCGGGCGCGGGTCTGGTGAAGGTGGTCATGACCTGCAAGCACGACGTCAAGCGCATCACCATCGACCCCAGCCTGCTGGCCGAAGACAAGGACATGCTGGAAGACCTGGTGGCCGCTGCGTTCAATGCCGCAGTGCGCAAGGCCGAGGAGACTTCATCGGAAAAGATGGGCAAGCTGACGCAAGGGATGCCAGGCCTCCCCGGCGGCATGAAATTCCCTTTCTGA
- a CDS encoding DUF3096 domain-containing protein: protein MSLSLSIGPLVSLIAGILILVMPRLLSTIVALYLIIMGILGLLGMHTLRF, encoded by the coding sequence ATGTCGCTGAGCCTCAGCATCGGCCCGCTCGTTTCCCTGATTGCGGGCATCCTCATTCTTGTCATGCCGCGTTTGCTCAGCACCATCGTGGCGCTCTATCTCATCATCATGGGCATCCTGGGGCTGCTGGGCATGCACACGCTGCGCTTCTGA
- a CDS encoding class I SAM-dependent methyltransferase, with protein sequence MSDQIIGLHHWFDSPPGRYLLAWEQARFDEAVADIFGYHSLQLGMPLLDGLRANRMPHQWLAMGQEAVEGSIAFVETEDVGLMQRRAVDLLTEPVALPFPAASLDLLVLPHTLELSIDPHAALREVERVLVPEGRVVISGLNPTSLWGLRQRRARLYQRLGRGSLYLPDVGEFIGYRRLRDWLRLLNFEVESARFGCYRPAVRSAQWLERFGWMDPLGEKWWPILGAAYFLVAVKRVHGMRLLEPAWRTHRQRAAGTVPIANRASLQGVSPSRPTPSAARHKPRAQSFAVAMGLHAPP encoded by the coding sequence ATGAGCGATCAAATTATAGGTTTGCACCACTGGTTCGACTCCCCCCCCGGCCGCTACCTGCTCGCGTGGGAGCAGGCGCGCTTTGACGAGGCGGTGGCCGACATTTTTGGTTACCACAGCCTTCAGCTCGGTATGCCGCTGCTGGACGGCCTGCGCGCCAACCGCATGCCCCACCAGTGGCTCGCCATGGGTCAGGAGGCTGTGGAGGGCTCCATTGCCTTTGTGGAGACCGAGGACGTCGGTCTGATGCAGCGCCGTGCGGTGGACCTGCTCACCGAGCCCGTGGCCTTGCCCTTCCCTGCGGCCAGCCTGGATTTGCTGGTGTTGCCCCACACCCTGGAGCTGAGCATCGACCCCCACGCCGCGCTGCGCGAGGTGGAGCGGGTGCTGGTGCCCGAAGGGCGCGTGGTCATCAGCGGCCTGAACCCCACCAGCCTGTGGGGCCTGCGGCAGCGCCGCGCGCGCCTGTACCAACGGCTGGGGCGGGGCAGCCTGTACCTGCCCGATGTCGGCGAGTTCATTGGCTATCGGCGCCTGCGCGATTGGCTGCGGCTTTTGAATTTCGAGGTCGAGTCAGCCCGTTTTGGCTGTTATCGTCCAGCGGTGCGCAGCGCGCAGTGGCTGGAGCGTTTTGGCTGGATGGACCCGCTGGGTGAGAAGTGGTGGCCCATTCTGGGTGCCGCTTACTTCTTGGTCGCTGTCAAACGGGTGCATGGCATGCGTTTGCTGGAGCCCGCCTGGCGCACCCACCGCCAGCGCGCTGCAGGCACTGTGCCTATTGCCAACCGGGCATCCCTGCAGGGCGTGAGTCCTTCGCGGCCTACCCCTTCCGCGGCCCGGCACAAGCCTCGAGCACAGTCTTTCGCGGTGGCTATGGGGCTTCATGCCCCGCCATAG
- the gloB gene encoding hydroxyacylglutathione hydrolase, whose translation MNLLPLPAFTDNYIWMLHDGRQAIVVDPGEAAPVEQALHRWGLTLQAILVTHHHADHVGGVDALRAATGAQVYGPARERIPEPLVRLVQGDTVNALGLQFQVIDVPGHTAGHIAYYCPDMDSAPLLFCGDTLFSGGCGRLFEGTPAQMLDSLDRLAALPDSTRVCCTHEYTLSNLKFARAVEPGNAALLHYSSQCEALRAQNQPTLPSHMALERDINPFLRVRQGPVAQAAQGYDAQVSLDDAVAVLAALRQWKNEFR comes from the coding sequence ATGAACTTGCTACCGCTGCCCGCCTTTACCGACAACTACATCTGGATGCTGCACGACGGCCGCCAGGCCATCGTGGTGGACCCGGGAGAAGCCGCGCCGGTGGAGCAGGCCTTGCACCGCTGGGGCCTGACATTGCAGGCCATTCTAGTCACGCACCATCATGCCGATCATGTTGGTGGAGTCGATGCCCTGCGCGCTGCCACTGGCGCACAGGTGTATGGCCCTGCACGGGAGCGCATCCCCGAGCCGCTGGTGCGGCTGGTGCAGGGCGACACCGTCAATGCGCTGGGGCTGCAGTTCCAGGTCATCGACGTGCCGGGACACACGGCGGGCCATATTGCCTACTACTGCCCCGACATGGACAGCGCGCCCTTGCTGTTCTGTGGCGACACGCTGTTCTCGGGCGGCTGCGGGCGGCTGTTCGAAGGCACGCCCGCTCAGATGCTCGACTCGCTAGACCGATTGGCTGCGCTGCCCGACAGCACCCGGGTGTGCTGCACCCACGAGTACACGCTGTCGAACCTGAAGTTCGCACGCGCTGTGGAACCCGGCAACGCTGCACTGCTCCACTACAGCAGCCAGTGCGAGGCCTTGCGGGCGCAGAACCAGCCTACGCTGCCCTCGCACATGGCGCTGGAGCGAGACATCAACCCCTTTCTGCGCGTGCGGCAGGGCCCGGTGGCGCAAGCCGCCCAGGGTTACGACGCGCAGGTGTCCCTTGACGACGCAGTAGCAGTGCTGGCCGCGCTGCGTCAATGGAAAAACGAGTTCCGATGA
- a CDS encoding thioredoxin family protein yields the protein MPYAAQHLAQPPSRDDVDRLPGATVVEFGTPWCGHCQRAQPLIEAALKDRADIAHVKVEDGPGQRLGRTFGVKLWPTLVFLKDGKEVARLVRPQGGQEITQALQATV from the coding sequence ATGCCCTACGCCGCACAACACCTTGCACAACCCCCATCCCGAGACGATGTGGACCGCCTGCCCGGCGCCACGGTGGTCGAGTTCGGCACACCCTGGTGCGGCCACTGCCAGCGCGCACAGCCACTGATCGAAGCCGCCCTGAAGGACCGCGCGGACATTGCCCACGTCAAGGTCGAAGACGGCCCCGGCCAGCGCCTGGGCCGCACGTTCGGTGTGAAGCTCTGGCCCACGCTGGTGTTTCTGAAAGACGGTAAAGAGGTCGCGCGCTTGGTGCGCCCGCAGGGTGGTCAGGAGATCACGCAGGCGCTGCAGGCAACGGTCTGA
- the glp gene encoding gephyrin-like molybdotransferase Glp, translated as MKTIAQIAAELQGYDPQALSAADVNQFLDRLVEPVTATEVLPLFSALGRVLAQDVISPVSVPPHDNSAMDGYAFAGAQLVAGQPLTLRVVGTALAGKAWAGTVAAGECVKIMTGAIMPAGLDTVVPQEFTTATADGHITIAADVLRAGDNRRFKGEDIMEGRVALARGELLTPAALGLVASLGLPTVTVARRLRVAYFSTGDEILSLGEAPREGAVYDSNRYTAFGLLTRMGVEVIDLGVVRDEPALLEAAFRQAAQQADAIITSGGVSVGEADHTRTMMKKLGDVAFWRIAMRPGRPMAVGRISNAENQAISASSATTSSAGSYQNDINTPTGGAVLFGLPGNPVAVMVTFLAFVRPALLHMMGCTRAAPPLLRAISTEPMRKKPGRTEYQRGLVTTAADGTLQVRTTGNQGSGVLSSMVQANGLIVLHHGQGNVAVGDAVDVMVFEGVI; from the coding sequence ATGAAAACCATTGCCCAGATAGCCGCCGAGCTGCAAGGCTACGACCCGCAGGCCCTGAGCGCTGCCGATGTGAACCAGTTTCTGGACCGGCTGGTCGAGCCCGTCACCGCTACCGAAGTGCTGCCGCTGTTCAGCGCGCTGGGCCGCGTGCTGGCGCAGGACGTGATCTCGCCCGTCAGCGTGCCGCCCCACGACAACTCGGCCATGGACGGCTACGCCTTTGCCGGCGCGCAACTGGTGGCCGGGCAGCCGCTCACGCTGCGCGTGGTGGGCACCGCCCTGGCGGGCAAGGCCTGGGCGGGCACCGTGGCAGCGGGCGAATGCGTGAAGATCATGACCGGCGCCATCATGCCTGCGGGGCTGGACACCGTGGTGCCCCAGGAGTTCACCACCGCCACTGCCGACGGCCACATCACCATCGCTGCCGATGTGCTGCGCGCCGGCGATAACCGCCGCTTCAAGGGCGAGGACATCATGGAAGGCCGCGTGGCGCTGGCCCGTGGCGAGCTGCTGACGCCTGCCGCCCTGGGCCTGGTGGCCAGCCTGGGCCTGCCCACCGTCACAGTGGCCCGCCGCCTGCGGGTGGCGTACTTCTCCACCGGCGATGAGATCCTGAGCCTGGGCGAGGCGCCGCGTGAGGGCGCCGTGTACGACAGCAACCGCTACACCGCGTTCGGCCTGCTCACGCGCATGGGGGTGGAGGTGATCGACCTGGGCGTGGTGCGCGACGAACCCGCGCTGCTCGAAGCCGCCTTCCGCCAGGCGGCGCAGCAGGCCGACGCCATCATCACCAGCGGCGGCGTGAGCGTGGGCGAGGCCGACCACACCCGCACCATGATGAAAAAGCTGGGCGACGTGGCCTTCTGGCGCATCGCCATGCGCCCGGGCCGCCCCATGGCCGTGGGACGCATCAGCAACGCAGAAAATCAAGCCATTTCGGCCTCAAGCGCTACTACATCAAGCGCCGGCAGCTATCAAAATGATATCAACACACCCACCGGTGGCGCTGTACTCTTCGGGCTGCCCGGTAATCCGGTGGCGGTGATGGTGACCTTTCTGGCCTTTGTGCGCCCCGCCCTGCTGCACATGATGGGGTGCACCCGTGCGGCGCCCCCGCTGCTGCGCGCCATCAGCACCGAGCCCATGCGCAAGAAGCCCGGCCGCACCGAATACCAGCGTGGCCTGGTCACCACCGCCGCCGACGGCACGCTGCAGGTGCGCACCACCGGCAACCAGGGCTCGGGCGTGCTCAGCTCCATGGTGCAGGCCAACGGGCTCATCGTGCTGCACCACGGCCAAGGCAATGTGGCGGTGGGCGATGCAGTGGATGTGATGGTGTTTGAGGGCGTGATCTGA
- the rnhA gene encoding ribonuclease HI, whose protein sequence is MNQVEIYTDGACKGNPGPGGWGVLLRSGATEKELFGGELGTTNNRMELMAVIEALSALKRPCAVTLYLDSEYVRKGITEWIHGWKAKGWRTASKQPVKNVELWQRLDALVGTGGHRIEWRWVKGHSGDPGNERADALANRGVDQALGRR, encoded by the coding sequence TTGAACCAGGTAGAGATTTACACCGATGGCGCCTGCAAGGGCAATCCCGGCCCCGGCGGGTGGGGCGTATTGTTGCGCTCCGGCGCGACCGAGAAAGAGCTGTTTGGCGGCGAACTGGGCACCACGAACAACCGCATGGAGCTGATGGCGGTGATCGAGGCGCTGTCGGCCCTCAAGCGCCCCTGTGCCGTGACGCTGTACCTGGACAGCGAGTACGTGCGCAAAGGCATCACCGAGTGGATTCACGGCTGGAAGGCCAAGGGCTGGCGCACGGCCTCCAAGCAGCCGGTCAAGAACGTGGAGCTGTGGCAGCGGCTGGATGCGCTGGTTGGCACCGGCGGGCACCGCATCGAATGGCGCTGGGTGAAGGGGCATTCGGGCGACCCGGGCAACGAGCGGGCCGACGCGCTGGCCAACCGGGGCGTGGATCAAGCTCTGGGCCGCAGGTAA
- a CDS encoding transglycosylase SLT domain-containing protein: MKILHIACLAGLLWLTGCATTGSVPDQATASGTSTSTKSPASPHTPVIPNGPLKPITAAQAASGEVASLSAPADLWDRIRRGFAMPDLQHELVQDREQWYATRPDYMQRMTERSSKYLFHVVEELERRGMPTELALLPYIESAFNPQAVSSAKAAGMWQFMPATGNYFDLKQNAFRDDRRDVLASTRAALDYLQKLYGMFGDWHLALAAYNWGEGSVGRAIARNQKLGLGTSYTDLNMPAETRMYVPKLQAVKNIVANPDAFNTELPLIENHPYFQTVDITHDIDVSLVATLAGIREEDFRALNPSYKRPVILAAGTPQILLPWDNAKVFQRNLEAKSEGQYASWTVWSVPTTMTVAEAAQRAGMSEADLRSMNNIPPRMLIKAGSALMVPRSTTTRQDVSSHLADNGQLSLTPEIVNRRTTVRAGKGDTVASIARRYKLAAASVADWNDVRANAAFKAGQQIVVYLPVRQNQAHARSGTGNARASAATAGKRQAPAPTRRGGSPSKVKRR, from the coding sequence ATGAAAATTTTGCACATCGCCTGCCTGGCTGGCCTTTTGTGGCTGACAGGCTGCGCCACCACGGGTTCGGTGCCCGACCAGGCGACTGCCAGCGGCACCAGCACCAGCACAAAGAGCCCCGCGTCACCCCACACCCCCGTCATCCCCAACGGCCCGCTCAAACCCATCACCGCCGCGCAAGCCGCGAGCGGCGAGGTGGCTTCGCTGTCGGCCCCTGCCGACCTGTGGGACCGCATCCGCCGGGGCTTTGCCATGCCCGACTTGCAGCACGAGCTGGTGCAGGACCGCGAGCAGTGGTACGCCACGCGACCCGACTACATGCAGCGCATGACCGAGCGCTCCAGCAAATACCTGTTCCATGTCGTTGAAGAACTGGAACGCCGGGGCATGCCCACCGAACTGGCGCTGCTGCCCTACATCGAAAGCGCGTTCAACCCGCAGGCAGTATCCAGCGCCAAGGCTGCAGGCATGTGGCAGTTCATGCCCGCCACGGGCAACTATTTCGACCTCAAGCAGAACGCCTTCCGCGACGACCGCCGCGACGTGCTGGCGTCCACCCGCGCAGCGCTGGACTACCTGCAAAAGCTCTACGGCATGTTTGGCGACTGGCACCTGGCCCTGGCCGCCTACAACTGGGGCGAGGGCAGCGTAGGCCGCGCCATCGCCCGCAACCAGAAACTGGGCCTGGGCACCAGCTACACCGACCTCAACATGCCAGCAGAAACCCGCATGTATGTGCCCAAGCTGCAGGCGGTCAAGAACATCGTGGCGAACCCGGATGCGTTCAACACCGAGCTGCCGCTGATCGAAAACCACCCCTACTTTCAGACCGTGGACATCACGCACGACATTGATGTGTCGCTGGTGGCCACACTGGCGGGGATTCGCGAGGAAGATTTTCGGGCGCTCAACCCGTCGTACAAGCGGCCCGTGATCCTGGCCGCTGGCACGCCGCAAATTCTGCTGCCCTGGGACAACGCCAAGGTGTTCCAGCGCAATCTGGAAGCCAAGAGCGAAGGCCAGTACGCAAGCTGGACCGTATGGTCCGTGCCCACCACCATGACGGTGGCCGAGGCCGCACAGCGTGCGGGCATGAGTGAGGCGGATCTGCGCAGTATGAACAACATCCCGCCGCGCATGCTCATCAAGGCGGGCTCAGCGCTGATGGTGCCGCGCTCCACCACCACCCGGCAGGACGTGTCCTCCCACCTGGCAGACAACGGCCAACTGAGCCTCACCCCCGAGATCGTGAATCGCCGTACCACCGTGCGCGCCGGCAAGGGCGACACGGTGGCCAGCATTGCGCGGCGCTACAAGCTGGCAGCAGCCAGCGTGGCGGACTGGAACGACGTGCGGGCCAATGCTGCGTTCAAGGCAGGCCAGCAGATCGTGGTGTACCTGCCGGTGCGCCAGAACCAGGCGCATGCACGCAGCGGCACTGGCAATGCCCGCGCATCAGCCGCCACGGCGGGCAAGCGCCAGGCTCCTGCGCCGACACGTCGCGGCGGCTCGCCCTCCAAGGTCAAGCGCCGCTGA
- the recR gene encoding recombination mediator RecR, which translates to MSTTNSLDVLIQALRRLPGVGVKSAQRMAFHLLQHDREGALALSRALSEAVGTVHHCARCHTFTEAEVCSTCLDPDRDATRLCVVETPADQSALERTGAFKGLYFVLMGRLSPLDGVGPKEIGLHKLMDRATDGTVQEVILATNFNAEGEATAHVISEALKSRGMHVTRLARGVPVGSELEYVDLGTIAHALVDRR; encoded by the coding sequence ATGTCCACCACCAACTCCCTCGACGTTCTGATCCAGGCGCTGCGCCGGCTGCCGGGGGTGGGGGTGAAGTCTGCGCAGCGCATGGCGTTTCATCTGCTGCAGCATGACCGCGAAGGGGCGCTGGCGCTTTCGCGGGCGCTTTCGGAGGCGGTGGGCACGGTGCACCACTGTGCGCGTTGCCATACGTTCACCGAGGCCGAGGTGTGCAGCACCTGCCTGGACCCTGATCGCGATGCCACACGGCTGTGTGTGGTCGAGACGCCGGCGGATCAGTCGGCGCTGGAGCGTACGGGGGCTTTCAAGGGGCTGTACTTCGTGCTGATGGGGCGCCTGAGTCCGCTCGATGGGGTGGGGCCTAAGGAAATCGGCCTGCACAAGCTGATGGACCGCGCCACGGACGGCACCGTGCAGGAGGTGATCCTAGCGACCAATTTCAATGCCGAGGGCGAAGCCACGGCCCATGTGATCAGCGAGGCACTCAAGAGCCGGGGGATGCATGTGACGCGACTTGCGCGGGGAGTGCCGGTGGGCAGCGAGCTGGAGTACGTGGACCTGGGCACCATCGCGCATGCGCTGGTGGATCGGCGGTGA
- a CDS encoding MAPEG family protein: MNTTMHVARFTVAYWCVLFAALLPIGCAWLAKSGNLGKSRKEGGFDNHDPRGWLSQQTDWRGRANAAQANSFEALPFFIGAVIIAHLLGAGQTLLDLLALLYVLLRIFYVMMYVADMPTARSAVWAGGFLVNIAILFIGYR, encoded by the coding sequence ATGAATACCACCATGCACGTCGCACGGTTTACCGTGGCCTATTGGTGCGTGCTGTTCGCCGCACTGCTGCCCATCGGTTGCGCCTGGCTTGCCAAAAGCGGCAACTTGGGCAAGTCCCGCAAAGAGGGCGGTTTTGACAACCACGACCCGCGCGGCTGGCTCTCGCAGCAGACCGACTGGCGCGGGCGTGCCAACGCGGCGCAGGCCAACAGCTTCGAAGCGCTGCCGTTTTTTATCGGCGCGGTCATCATCGCGCACTTGCTGGGCGCAGGGCAGACGCTGCTGGACCTGTTGGCGCTGCTGTATGTGTTGCTGCGTATTTTCTACGTGATGATGTACGTGGCCGACATGCCCACGGCACGCAGTGCGGTCTGGGCCGGTGGTTTTTTGGTCAATATCGCCATCCTTTTCATCGGCTATCGCTGA
- a CDS encoding ABC transporter substrate-binding protein, which produces MSLPPLTRRAFGAVSALSAAAVWAPATRVLAQTDGAALGRVTVAVGGQGVLYHLPLALADALGYFRLEGLDVVVRDYSAGALAWQAVQDGAADVCSGAFEHVLRAQARGHAYRALVVQGRAPQLALGVSLRSVPAYKDLGDLAGRKVGVSSVSSSTHLAASLMLMRAGVPLREVAFVGVGSGANAMNALRSGQVHALCHADPIMTLLEQKADTRIVGDLRSLKAAQDMFGGTMPASCLYAPQTFIQKQPAQAQALVNGIVHALKWLQTAAPADLVKAVPAAYLMGDRGTYLAAFSRVRETYSTNGLMPDEGPATALRMLSRALPELVEAKVELARTSTNEFVRKARQKYSV; this is translated from the coding sequence ATGTCTCTGCCTCCACTCACTCGCCGCGCCTTTGGCGCCGTATCCGCCTTGTCGGCGGCTGCGGTGTGGGCACCTGCGACCCGGGTGCTTGCGCAAACCGATGGCGCCGCTTTGGGGCGGGTGACGGTGGCAGTGGGCGGGCAGGGCGTTCTGTACCACCTGCCGCTGGCGCTGGCCGATGCGTTGGGGTACTTCCGTCTGGAAGGCCTGGACGTGGTGGTGCGCGACTATTCAGCGGGAGCATTGGCCTGGCAGGCGGTGCAGGACGGCGCGGCCGATGTCTGTTCCGGTGCGTTTGAGCATGTGTTGCGTGCACAGGCGCGCGGTCATGCCTACCGAGCGTTGGTGGTGCAGGGACGGGCGCCACAACTGGCGCTCGGTGTGTCCCTGCGGTCGGTACCGGCGTACAAGGATCTGGGCGACCTGGCGGGGCGCAAGGTGGGCGTGTCCTCGGTGAGCTCGTCCACCCACTTGGCAGCCAGTCTGATGCTGATGCGTGCAGGCGTGCCTTTGCGGGAGGTGGCTTTTGTGGGCGTGGGCTCGGGCGCCAATGCGATGAACGCGCTGCGCTCCGGCCAGGTGCATGCGCTGTGCCATGCCGATCCCATCATGACTTTGCTGGAGCAAAAGGCGGACACCCGCATCGTGGGAGACCTGCGCTCGCTCAAGGCGGCGCAAGACATGTTCGGTGGCACCATGCCCGCCAGTTGCCTGTATGCGCCTCAGACATTCATCCAGAAGCAGCCCGCCCAAGCCCAGGCACTGGTCAACGGCATCGTGCACGCGCTCAAGTGGCTGCAGACGGCAGCCCCGGCAGACCTCGTGAAGGCAGTGCCCGCCGCCTACCTCATGGGTGACCGGGGGACCTATCTGGCGGCGTTCAGCCGAGTGCGTGAGACATATTCCACCAACGGCCTGATGCCCGACGAAGGCCCAGCCACGGCGCTGCGCATGCTGTCGCGCGCGTTGCCCGAACTGGTCGAGGCCAAGGTCGAACTGGCGCGCACTTCCACCAACGAATTCGTGCGCAAGGCCCGCCAGAAGTACAGCGTCTGA